A stretch of the Mesorhizobium sp. Pch-S genome encodes the following:
- a CDS encoding tail fiber protein — MAEPFLSEIRIMSFVFAPRGWALCDGQLLSINQNQGLFSLLGTTFGGDGRVNFALPDYRGRAPIHVGTGHTLGDRGGEQAHTLSISEIPQHFHVLYASNQTGNTNNPNFAGTGNVLAQDPGNVYSTGFSPSATSLNAGSVANVGGSQAHLNMQPFLTLSFCIALQGIFPSPT; from the coding sequence GTGGCGGAACCGTTTCTGTCTGAAATCCGGATCATGTCATTCGTGTTCGCGCCGAGAGGTTGGGCGCTTTGCGACGGCCAATTATTGTCAATCAATCAAAACCAGGGCCTTTTCTCGCTGCTTGGGACGACATTCGGCGGTGACGGCAGAGTGAACTTTGCGCTGCCCGACTATCGCGGCAGGGCACCTATCCATGTCGGCACAGGGCATACCCTTGGCGATCGAGGCGGCGAGCAGGCGCACACATTGTCGATATCGGAAATACCCCAGCATTTTCATGTGCTGTATGCGTCGAATCAAACGGGCAATACGAACAATCCGAATTTCGCGGGCACAGGTAATGTTCTCGCTCAAGATCCCGGGAACGTCTATTCTACGGGGTTTTCTCCCAGCGCCACTTCGCTCAACGCGGGATCCGTCGCCAATGTCGGCGGCAGCCAGGCGCATCTGAACATGCAGCCATTCCTGACCCTGTCTTTCTGCATCGCGCTTCAGGGCATCTTTCCTTCGCCGACCTAG
- a CDS encoding tail fiber protein — protein MAQPYVGEIRMFGGNFAPAGWMFCEGQLLPISENETLFNLIGTTYGGDGQSTFALPDMRGRIPIHQGNSFVLAENGGAEEITLTTNQIPAHSHPLLGSTGNGSQANPQNNVLASSTLVKPYADESATASLAPTSIGAVGGSRAHSNFQPYLCINFIISLFGIFPSPS, from the coding sequence ATGGCACAGCCTTATGTTGGCGAAATCCGTATGTTCGGCGGCAATTTTGCACCCGCAGGGTGGATGTTCTGCGAAGGGCAGCTCCTGCCCATCTCGGAGAACGAGACACTCTTCAATCTGATTGGCACGACCTATGGCGGTGATGGCCAGTCAACCTTCGCGCTGCCGGATATGCGCGGCCGCATTCCCATCCACCAAGGCAACAGTTTCGTCCTTGCGGAGAACGGAGGAGCGGAAGAGATCACGTTGACGACCAACCAGATACCGGCTCATAGCCATCCGCTTCTCGGTTCGACCGGCAACGGCTCGCAGGCAAATCCGCAAAACAATGTGCTGGCGAGTTCGACACTTGTGAAGCCGTATGCGGACGAAAGCGCGACCGCAAGTTTGGCACCTACATCGATCGGCGCGGTTGGTGGAAGTCGTGCGCATAGCAACTTCCAGCCGTACCTCTGCATCAATTTCATCATATCGCTGTTCGGGATATTCCCGTCGCCGTCTTGA
- a CDS encoding tail fiber protein, giving the protein MADPFVAEIRIFPFNFAPRGWAWCDGQLLPLSQNTALFSLLGTTYGGNGKSNFALPDLQTRAPMHPGQGPGLSLHDLGETGGSETVTLLESELPNHSHPFRGTVEDGTQGTLAQNITLATSVSGTLYQTGTASASLVPMSPQALAPAGGDAAHNNMQPYLTCYFCIALQGVFPPRG; this is encoded by the coding sequence ATGGCCGACCCTTTCGTCGCAGAAATCCGCATTTTCCCCTTCAACTTCGCTCCCAGAGGCTGGGCGTGGTGTGATGGCCAATTGCTGCCATTGTCGCAGAATACGGCACTCTTCTCGCTGCTCGGCACGACCTATGGAGGCAACGGCAAATCGAACTTCGCGTTGCCGGATCTGCAAACACGTGCACCGATGCATCCGGGTCAGGGACCAGGTCTTTCGCTGCACGATCTTGGCGAAACCGGTGGCTCAGAAACGGTCACCTTGCTGGAAAGCGAGCTCCCCAATCACTCCCATCCATTTCGAGGAACCGTCGAAGACGGAACGCAGGGAACCCTGGCACAAAATATAACCCTCGCTACATCCGTTAGCGGTACTTTGTACCAAACCGGGACGGCGAGCGCCTCTCTGGTACCCATGTCCCCTCAGGCCCTCGCTCCCGCCGGTGGCGATGCCGCGCACAACAACATGCAGCCCTATCTCACCTGCTATTTCTGCATCGCGCTGCAAGGCGTTTTCCCGCCGCGAGGCTGA
- a CDS encoding GNAT family N-acetyltransferase yields the protein MMQAQPSPAIWPNTRSASLSFRPIGDSDIPFLSALYASTRMEELAQTGWPETAKRDFLNQQFLAQHQHYMRHYPGAQWLIVECDAAAAGRLYFVHWPQEIRIIDIALMPEARGKGFGTALLEDIIEDAISAGKAVSIHVERMNPALSLYRRLGFQEIEDKGVYLLMEHPGGQADPTHTII from the coding sequence ATGATGCAAGCGCAACCGTCGCCGGCCATATGGCCCAATACCAGATCGGCCAGCCTGTCGTTTCGTCCCATCGGCGACAGCGACATTCCATTCCTGTCGGCGCTCTACGCTTCGACGCGCATGGAAGAGCTGGCGCAAACCGGTTGGCCGGAAACGGCGAAACGCGACTTCCTCAACCAGCAGTTTCTCGCCCAGCACCAGCACTATATGCGCCACTATCCGGGGGCGCAGTGGCTGATCGTCGAGTGCGATGCCGCCGCCGCAGGACGGCTCTACTTTGTCCACTGGCCCCAGGAAATCCGCATCATCGACATCGCGCTGATGCCCGAAGCGCGCGGCAAGGGCTTCGGCACAGCGCTTCTGGAAGACATCATCGAGGACGCAATCTCAGCCGGCAAAGCTGTCTCGATCCACGTCGAGCGCATGAACCCGGCGCTGTCGCTCTACAGGCGGCTGGGATTCCAGGAGATCGAGGACAAGGGCGTCTATCTGCTGATGGAGCATCCGGGCGGCCAGGCCGACCCCACCCACACCATCATCTAG